Proteins found in one Oncorhynchus keta strain PuntledgeMale-10-30-2019 chromosome 2, Oket_V2, whole genome shotgun sequence genomic segment:
- the morn2 gene encoding MORN repeat-containing protein 2 isoform X2: MKIFCIGSLPIISANAPSDSANPGLHHRHPLPFLCLRWAYEEGNLQVSYIFPNGDRYGECCGSTEGVVVRRGMGKHTSASGVTYTGEWHDDKMNGRGTLEHPSGALYEGDFKDNMYHGTGTYSFSDGTKYCGSFSKNKLEGDGEFIDSQGLVWIGGFHNKAAPGLKLKLSM, encoded by the exons ATGAAGATCTTCTGCATAGGCAGCTTGCCCATCATCTCTGCCAATGCCCCTTCCGACTCTGCTAATCCGGGCCTGCACCACCGCCACCCCCTCCCATTCCTCTGCCTGAGGTGGGCCTATG AGGAAGGGAATTTGCAAGTATCCTACATTTTCCCAAATGGTGACAGATATG GAGAGTGCTGCGGGTCCACAGAGGGAGTCGTGGTGAGGCGTGGTATGGGCAAACACACCTCAGCCAGTGGTGTCACCTACACTGGAGAGTGGCATGATGACAAG ATGAATGGCAGAGGGACTCTGGAGCATCCCTCTGGGGCCCTGTATGAAGGGGACTTCAAAGACAACATGTATCATGGCACAGGGACATACAGCTTCTCTGACGGGACCAAATACTGCGGCAGCTTCAGCAAGAACAA GTTGGAGGGTGACGGGGAGTTCATCGACTCTCAGGGACTTGTTTGGATTGGAGGCTTCCACAACAAGGCAGCTCCTGGATTAAAACTTAAACTCAGCATGTAA
- the morn2 gene encoding MORN repeat-containing protein 2 isoform X3, producing the protein MSEKKKGKVTESEEEGNLQVSYIFPNGDRYEGECCGSTEGVVVRRGMGKHTSASGVTYTGEWHDDKMNGRGTLEHPSGALYEGDFKDNMYHGTGTYSFSDGTKYCGSFSKNKLEGDGEFIDSQGLVWIGGFHNKAAPGLKLKLSM; encoded by the exons ATGTCAG AGAAGAAAAAAGGAAAGGTCACAGAAAGCGAAG AGGAAGGGAATTTGCAAGTATCCTACATTTTCCCAAATGGTGACAGATATG AAGGAGAGTGCTGCGGGTCCACAGAGGGAGTCGTGGTGAGGCGTGGTATGGGCAAACACACCTCAGCCAGTGGTGTCACCTACACTGGAGAGTGGCATGATGACAAG ATGAATGGCAGAGGGACTCTGGAGCATCCCTCTGGGGCCCTGTATGAAGGGGACTTCAAAGACAACATGTATCATGGCACAGGGACATACAGCTTCTCTGACGGGACCAAATACTGCGGCAGCTTCAGCAAGAACAA GTTGGAGGGTGACGGGGAGTTCATCGACTCTCAGGGACTTGTTTGGATTGGAGGCTTCCACAACAAGGCAGCTCCTGGATTAAAACTTAAACTCAGCATGTAA
- the morn2 gene encoding MORN repeat-containing protein 2 isoform X1: MKIFCIGSLPIISANAPSDSANPGLHHRHPLPFLCLRWAYEEGNLQVSYIFPNGDRYEGECCGSTEGVVVRRGMGKHTSASGVTYTGEWHDDKMNGRGTLEHPSGALYEGDFKDNMYHGTGTYSFSDGTKYCGSFSKNKLEGDGEFIDSQGLVWIGGFHNKAAPGLKLKLSM, encoded by the exons ATGAAGATCTTCTGCATAGGCAGCTTGCCCATCATCTCTGCCAATGCCCCTTCCGACTCTGCTAATCCGGGCCTGCACCACCGCCACCCCCTCCCATTCCTCTGCCTGAGGTGGGCCTATG AGGAAGGGAATTTGCAAGTATCCTACATTTTCCCAAATGGTGACAGATATG AAGGAGAGTGCTGCGGGTCCACAGAGGGAGTCGTGGTGAGGCGTGGTATGGGCAAACACACCTCAGCCAGTGGTGTCACCTACACTGGAGAGTGGCATGATGACAAG ATGAATGGCAGAGGGACTCTGGAGCATCCCTCTGGGGCCCTGTATGAAGGGGACTTCAAAGACAACATGTATCATGGCACAGGGACATACAGCTTCTCTGACGGGACCAAATACTGCGGCAGCTTCAGCAAGAACAA GTTGGAGGGTGACGGGGAGTTCATCGACTCTCAGGGACTTGTTTGGATTGGAGGCTTCCACAACAAGGCAGCTCCTGGATTAAAACTTAAACTCAGCATGTAA
- the morn2 gene encoding MORN repeat-containing protein 2 isoform X4, with product MSEKKKGKVTESEEEGNLQVSYIFPNGDRYGECCGSTEGVVVRRGMGKHTSASGVTYTGEWHDDKMNGRGTLEHPSGALYEGDFKDNMYHGTGTYSFSDGTKYCGSFSKNKLEGDGEFIDSQGLVWIGGFHNKAAPGLKLKLSM from the exons ATGTCAG AGAAGAAAAAAGGAAAGGTCACAGAAAGCGAAG AGGAAGGGAATTTGCAAGTATCCTACATTTTCCCAAATGGTGACAGATATG GAGAGTGCTGCGGGTCCACAGAGGGAGTCGTGGTGAGGCGTGGTATGGGCAAACACACCTCAGCCAGTGGTGTCACCTACACTGGAGAGTGGCATGATGACAAG ATGAATGGCAGAGGGACTCTGGAGCATCCCTCTGGGGCCCTGTATGAAGGGGACTTCAAAGACAACATGTATCATGGCACAGGGACATACAGCTTCTCTGACGGGACCAAATACTGCGGCAGCTTCAGCAAGAACAA GTTGGAGGGTGACGGGGAGTTCATCGACTCTCAGGGACTTGTTTGGATTGGAGGCTTCCACAACAAGGCAGCTCCTGGATTAAAACTTAAACTCAGCATGTAA